One Odocoileus virginianus isolate 20LAN1187 ecotype Illinois chromosome 6, Ovbor_1.2, whole genome shotgun sequence DNA segment encodes these proteins:
- the RDH11 gene encoding retinol dehydrogenase 11 isoform X6, which translates to MGAGPELDFRSCLFLSCWLGEGTAGLRSSWVLLEEKRNGLGKTERGGLSEEKDTRWKMLSSGVCTSTVQLPGKVVVVTGANTGIGKETAKELARRGARVYLACRDVQKAELVAREIQMMTGNQQVLVRKLDLADTKSIRAFAKRFLEEEKHLHILINNAGVMMCPYSKTADGFEMHIGVNHLGHFLLTHLLLEKLKESAPSRVVNVSSLAHHLGRIHFHNLQGEKFYQSGLAYCHSKLANILFTQELARRLKVNSHAEPES; encoded by the exons ATGGGGGCTGGACCAGAGCTGGACTTCCGTAGTTGCCTCTTTCTTTCCTGCTGGTTAGGAGAAGGAACAGCTGGGTTGAGGTCCTCGTGGGTGCTCCTGGAGGAGAAGCGGAATGGACTGGGGAAAACTGAGCGGGGAGGATTGTCTGAGGAGAAAGATACCCGCTG GAAGATGCTGTCCAGCGGGGTTTGTACATCAACCGTCCAGCTTCCTGGAAAAGTGGTTGTGGTCACTGGAGCCAACACAGGCATCGGGAAAGAGACCGCCAAAGAGCTGGCTCGAAGAG GAGCTCGTGTGTATTTAGCTTGCCGGGACGTGCAAAAGGCGGAGTTGGTGGCCAGAGAAATCCAGATGATGACAGGGAACCAACAAGTGTTGGTGCGGAAACTGGACTTGGCTGATACTAAATCTATTCGAGCCTTTGCTAAGCGCTTTTTAGAAG AGGAAAAGCATCTCCACATTTTGATCAACAACGCAGGAGTGATGATGTGTCCCTACTCCAAAACAGCAGATGGCTTTGAGATGCATATAGGAGTCAACCACTTAG GTCACTTCCTCCTGACCCATCTGTTGctagaaaagctgaaagaatcaGCACCATCAAGGGTGGTGAATGTGTCTTCCTTAGCACATCACCTGGGAAGGATCCACTTCCATAACCTGCAGGGCGAGAAGTTCTATCAATCAGGTTTGGCCTACTGTCACAGCAAATTAGCCAACATTCTCTTCACCCAGGAACTGGCCCGGAGGCTAAAAG TTAATAGCCATGCTGAGCCTGAATCGTAA
- the RDH11 gene encoding retinol dehydrogenase 11 isoform X1, with translation MGAGPELDFRSCLFLSCWLGEGTAGLRSSWVLLEEKRNGLGKTERGGLSEEKDTRWKMLSSGVCTSTVQLPGKVVVVTGANTGIGKETAKELARRGARVYLACRDVQKAELVAREIQMMTGNQQVLVRKLDLADTKSIRAFAKRFLEEEKHLHILINNAGVMMCPYSKTADGFEMHIGVNHLGHFLLTHLLLEKLKESAPSRVVNVSSLAHHLGRIHFHNLQGEKFYQSGLAYCHSKLANILFTQELARRLKASGSGVTVYSLHPGTVSSELVRHSALMRWIWWLFSFLIKTPHQGAQTSLYCALTEGLEALSGSHFSDCQVTWVSAQARNETVARRLWDVSCDLLGIPVD, from the exons ATGGGGGCTGGACCAGAGCTGGACTTCCGTAGTTGCCTCTTTCTTTCCTGCTGGTTAGGAGAAGGAACAGCTGGGTTGAGGTCCTCGTGGGTGCTCCTGGAGGAGAAGCGGAATGGACTGGGGAAAACTGAGCGGGGAGGATTGTCTGAGGAGAAAGATACCCGCTG GAAGATGCTGTCCAGCGGGGTTTGTACATCAACCGTCCAGCTTCCTGGAAAAGTGGTTGTGGTCACTGGAGCCAACACAGGCATCGGGAAAGAGACCGCCAAAGAGCTGGCTCGAAGAG GAGCTCGTGTGTATTTAGCTTGCCGGGACGTGCAAAAGGCGGAGTTGGTGGCCAGAGAAATCCAGATGATGACAGGGAACCAACAAGTGTTGGTGCGGAAACTGGACTTGGCTGATACTAAATCTATTCGAGCCTTTGCTAAGCGCTTTTTAGAAG AGGAAAAGCATCTCCACATTTTGATCAACAACGCAGGAGTGATGATGTGTCCCTACTCCAAAACAGCAGATGGCTTTGAGATGCATATAGGAGTCAACCACTTAG GTCACTTCCTCCTGACCCATCTGTTGctagaaaagctgaaagaatcaGCACCATCAAGGGTGGTGAATGTGTCTTCCTTAGCACATCACCTGGGAAGGATCCACTTCCATAACCTGCAGGGCGAGAAGTTCTATCAATCAGGTTTGGCCTACTGTCACAGCAAATTAGCCAACATTCTCTTCACCCAGGAACTGGCCCGGAGGCTAAAAG CATCCGGCTCTGGCGTCACGGTGTACTCTCTGCATCCTGGCACAGTCAGCTCTGAGCTGGTTCGGCACTCCGCCCTCATGAGATGGATATGGTggcttttctccttcctcatcaAGACCCCTCATCAGGGAGCGCAGACCAGCCTGTACTGTGCCTTAACGGAGGGCCTGGAGGCTCTCAGCGGAAGCCACTTCAG TGACTGCCAGGTGACATGGGTCTCTGCACAGGCTCGTAATGAGACGGTAGCAAGGCGGCTGTGGGATGTCAGCTGTGACCTGCTAGGCATCCCTGTGGACTGA
- the RDH11 gene encoding retinol dehydrogenase 11 isoform X4: protein MRKMLSSGVCTSTVQLPGKVVVVTGANTGIGKETAKELARRGARVYLACRDVQKAELVAREIQMMTGNQQVLVRKLDLADTKSIRAFAKRFLEEEKHLHILINNAGVMMCPYSKTADGFEMHIGVNHLGHFLLTHLLLEKLKESAPSRVVNVSSLAHHLGRIHFHNLQGEKFYQSGLAYCHSKLANILFTQELARRLKASGSGVTVYSLHPGTVSSELVRHSALMRWIWWLFSFLIKTPHQGAQTSLYCALTEGLEALSGSHFSDCQVTWVSAQARNETVARRLWDVSCDLLGIPVD, encoded by the exons ATGCG GAAGATGCTGTCCAGCGGGGTTTGTACATCAACCGTCCAGCTTCCTGGAAAAGTGGTTGTGGTCACTGGAGCCAACACAGGCATCGGGAAAGAGACCGCCAAAGAGCTGGCTCGAAGAG GAGCTCGTGTGTATTTAGCTTGCCGGGACGTGCAAAAGGCGGAGTTGGTGGCCAGAGAAATCCAGATGATGACAGGGAACCAACAAGTGTTGGTGCGGAAACTGGACTTGGCTGATACTAAATCTATTCGAGCCTTTGCTAAGCGCTTTTTAGAAG AGGAAAAGCATCTCCACATTTTGATCAACAACGCAGGAGTGATGATGTGTCCCTACTCCAAAACAGCAGATGGCTTTGAGATGCATATAGGAGTCAACCACTTAG GTCACTTCCTCCTGACCCATCTGTTGctagaaaagctgaaagaatcaGCACCATCAAGGGTGGTGAATGTGTCTTCCTTAGCACATCACCTGGGAAGGATCCACTTCCATAACCTGCAGGGCGAGAAGTTCTATCAATCAGGTTTGGCCTACTGTCACAGCAAATTAGCCAACATTCTCTTCACCCAGGAACTGGCCCGGAGGCTAAAAG CATCCGGCTCTGGCGTCACGGTGTACTCTCTGCATCCTGGCACAGTCAGCTCTGAGCTGGTTCGGCACTCCGCCCTCATGAGATGGATATGGTggcttttctccttcctcatcaAGACCCCTCATCAGGGAGCGCAGACCAGCCTGTACTGTGCCTTAACGGAGGGCCTGGAGGCTCTCAGCGGAAGCCACTTCAG TGACTGCCAGGTGACATGGGTCTCTGCACAGGCTCGTAATGAGACGGTAGCAAGGCGGCTGTGGGATGTCAGCTGTGACCTGCTAGGCATCCCTGTGGACTGA
- the RDH11 gene encoding retinol dehydrogenase 11 isoform X2, whose protein sequence is MGAGPELDFRSCLFLSCWLGEGTAGLRSSWVLLEEKRNGLGKTERGGLSEEKDTRWKMLSSGVCTSTVQLPGKVVVVTGANTGIGKETAKELARRGARVYLACRDVQKAELVAREIQMMTGNQQVLVRKLDLADTKSIRAFAKRFLEEEKHLHILINNAGVMMCPYSKTADGFEMHIGVNHLGHFLLTHLLLEKLKESAPSRVVNVSSLAHHLGRIHFHNLQGEKFYQSGLAYCHSKLANILFTQELARRLKASGSGVTVYSLHPGTVSSELVRHSALMRWIWWLFSFLIKTPHQGAQTSLYCALTEGLEALSGSHFRGAAALGLLCYVQAFSSCGK, encoded by the exons ATGGGGGCTGGACCAGAGCTGGACTTCCGTAGTTGCCTCTTTCTTTCCTGCTGGTTAGGAGAAGGAACAGCTGGGTTGAGGTCCTCGTGGGTGCTCCTGGAGGAGAAGCGGAATGGACTGGGGAAAACTGAGCGGGGAGGATTGTCTGAGGAGAAAGATACCCGCTG GAAGATGCTGTCCAGCGGGGTTTGTACATCAACCGTCCAGCTTCCTGGAAAAGTGGTTGTGGTCACTGGAGCCAACACAGGCATCGGGAAAGAGACCGCCAAAGAGCTGGCTCGAAGAG GAGCTCGTGTGTATTTAGCTTGCCGGGACGTGCAAAAGGCGGAGTTGGTGGCCAGAGAAATCCAGATGATGACAGGGAACCAACAAGTGTTGGTGCGGAAACTGGACTTGGCTGATACTAAATCTATTCGAGCCTTTGCTAAGCGCTTTTTAGAAG AGGAAAAGCATCTCCACATTTTGATCAACAACGCAGGAGTGATGATGTGTCCCTACTCCAAAACAGCAGATGGCTTTGAGATGCATATAGGAGTCAACCACTTAG GTCACTTCCTCCTGACCCATCTGTTGctagaaaagctgaaagaatcaGCACCATCAAGGGTGGTGAATGTGTCTTCCTTAGCACATCACCTGGGAAGGATCCACTTCCATAACCTGCAGGGCGAGAAGTTCTATCAATCAGGTTTGGCCTACTGTCACAGCAAATTAGCCAACATTCTCTTCACCCAGGAACTGGCCCGGAGGCTAAAAG CATCCGGCTCTGGCGTCACGGTGTACTCTCTGCATCCTGGCACAGTCAGCTCTGAGCTGGTTCGGCACTCCGCCCTCATGAGATGGATATGGTggcttttctccttcctcatcaAGACCCCTCATCAGGGAGCGCAGACCAGCCTGTACTGTGCCTTAACGGAGGGCCTGGAGGCTCTCAGCGGAAGCCACTTCAG gggggccgctgcactgggtcttctttgctatgtacaggctttctctagttgcggcaagtaa
- the RDH11 gene encoding retinol dehydrogenase 11 isoform X3: MLWVLLLLLLFPFLLYIAAPQIRKMLSSGVCTSTVQLPGKVVVVTGANTGIGKETAKELARRGARVYLACRDVQKAELVAREIQMMTGNQQVLVRKLDLADTKSIRAFAKRFLEEEKHLHILINNAGVMMCPYSKTADGFEMHIGVNHLGHFLLTHLLLEKLKESAPSRVVNVSSLAHHLGRIHFHNLQGEKFYQSGLAYCHSKLANILFTQELARRLKASGSGVTVYSLHPGTVSSELVRHSALMRWIWWLFSFLIKTPHQGAQTSLYCALTEGLEALSGSHFSDCQVTWVSAQARNETVARRLWDVSCDLLGIPVD, from the exons ATGCTTTGGGTCCTGCTCCTGctccttcttttcccctttctcttgtACATCGCTGCACCCCAAATCAG GAAGATGCTGTCCAGCGGGGTTTGTACATCAACCGTCCAGCTTCCTGGAAAAGTGGTTGTGGTCACTGGAGCCAACACAGGCATCGGGAAAGAGACCGCCAAAGAGCTGGCTCGAAGAG GAGCTCGTGTGTATTTAGCTTGCCGGGACGTGCAAAAGGCGGAGTTGGTGGCCAGAGAAATCCAGATGATGACAGGGAACCAACAAGTGTTGGTGCGGAAACTGGACTTGGCTGATACTAAATCTATTCGAGCCTTTGCTAAGCGCTTTTTAGAAG AGGAAAAGCATCTCCACATTTTGATCAACAACGCAGGAGTGATGATGTGTCCCTACTCCAAAACAGCAGATGGCTTTGAGATGCATATAGGAGTCAACCACTTAG GTCACTTCCTCCTGACCCATCTGTTGctagaaaagctgaaagaatcaGCACCATCAAGGGTGGTGAATGTGTCTTCCTTAGCACATCACCTGGGAAGGATCCACTTCCATAACCTGCAGGGCGAGAAGTTCTATCAATCAGGTTTGGCCTACTGTCACAGCAAATTAGCCAACATTCTCTTCACCCAGGAACTGGCCCGGAGGCTAAAAG CATCCGGCTCTGGCGTCACGGTGTACTCTCTGCATCCTGGCACAGTCAGCTCTGAGCTGGTTCGGCACTCCGCCCTCATGAGATGGATATGGTggcttttctccttcctcatcaAGACCCCTCATCAGGGAGCGCAGACCAGCCTGTACTGTGCCTTAACGGAGGGCCTGGAGGCTCTCAGCGGAAGCCACTTCAG TGACTGCCAGGTGACATGGGTCTCTGCACAGGCTCGTAATGAGACGGTAGCAAGGCGGCTGTGGGATGTCAGCTGTGACCTGCTAGGCATCCCTGTGGACTGA
- the RDH11 gene encoding retinol dehydrogenase 11 isoform X5 encodes MGAGPELDFRSCLFLSCWLGEGTAGLRSSWVLLEEKRNGLGKTERGGLSEEKDTRWKMLSSGVCTSTVQLPGKVVVVTGANTGIGKETAKELARRGARVYLACRDVQKAELVAREIQMMTGNQQVLVRKLDLADTKSIRAFAKRFLEEEKHLHILINNAGVMMCPYSKTADGFEMHIGVNHLGHFLLTHLLLEKLKESAPSRVVNVSSLAHHLGRIHFHNLQGEKFYQSGLAYCHSKLANILFTQELARRLKASRPSSSFYPAR; translated from the exons ATGGGGGCTGGACCAGAGCTGGACTTCCGTAGTTGCCTCTTTCTTTCCTGCTGGTTAGGAGAAGGAACAGCTGGGTTGAGGTCCTCGTGGGTGCTCCTGGAGGAGAAGCGGAATGGACTGGGGAAAACTGAGCGGGGAGGATTGTCTGAGGAGAAAGATACCCGCTG GAAGATGCTGTCCAGCGGGGTTTGTACATCAACCGTCCAGCTTCCTGGAAAAGTGGTTGTGGTCACTGGAGCCAACACAGGCATCGGGAAAGAGACCGCCAAAGAGCTGGCTCGAAGAG GAGCTCGTGTGTATTTAGCTTGCCGGGACGTGCAAAAGGCGGAGTTGGTGGCCAGAGAAATCCAGATGATGACAGGGAACCAACAAGTGTTGGTGCGGAAACTGGACTTGGCTGATACTAAATCTATTCGAGCCTTTGCTAAGCGCTTTTTAGAAG AGGAAAAGCATCTCCACATTTTGATCAACAACGCAGGAGTGATGATGTGTCCCTACTCCAAAACAGCAGATGGCTTTGAGATGCATATAGGAGTCAACCACTTAG GTCACTTCCTCCTGACCCATCTGTTGctagaaaagctgaaagaatcaGCACCATCAAGGGTGGTGAATGTGTCTTCCTTAGCACATCACCTGGGAAGGATCCACTTCCATAACCTGCAGGGCGAGAAGTTCTATCAATCAGGTTTGGCCTACTGTCACAGCAAATTAGCCAACATTCTCTTCACCCAGGAACTGGCCCGGAGGCTAAAAG CGTCAAggccttcttcctctttctaccCGGCCCGCTAG